In Chryseobacterium camelliae, one DNA window encodes the following:
- a CDS encoding DUF6909 family protein: protein MTNSRARETTEAIERLYISMRHLFYRGFFKPAGVSGETIRNLLKIINPEIYGSMNIASKLELNGLMYVLDRLPEGIEECAFIHLTSDEGFDKGSFEPIVPKKRRRNCYRIDEHQMNIEVLLGRSEIYDILTHLTFLFIEADKIRNLAFIQEENWKPTRAFKIIEEVVKGEKKFSRKEKEVALIHLSSLIGRTFDETLRAYNTFGDDDNPDRLFKIIYNLGKVSLEDAKQTREREIHFSSILRERVGHHYFGEKWANKVKEMLFENDLHMRPLHIISANMHSVKNVLYANNALKKKHHGDIDYKLYEDISNKKELRDKVSKYALDEGMIYIDDKSGSNIDVQIIDLSKTDLKNTPFNNSKFGGDDVVLVFDYAFGEQAFEVMDELLRPFDHKGEIYMMKVKSVSIMGKAGILAGGKGDIMIPTSHIFEGTADNYPFENALSLDDFEDDELQAFEGSMITVLGTSLQNRDILSYFMNTSWKAIGLEMEGAHYQKAIQVASKIRHHISPDLFVCYAYYASDNPLETGSTLSSGGLGLTGVKPTYLITVRILDKILNGNRKAINNA from the coding sequence ATGACAAATTCCAGAGCGAGAGAAACAACGGAAGCAATTGAACGTTTGTATATTTCTATGAGACACCTCTTTTATAGAGGTTTTTTTAAACCTGCCGGTGTGTCGGGGGAAACCATCAGAAATTTGTTGAAAATCATTAATCCGGAAATTTACGGAAGCATGAACATCGCCAGCAAGCTGGAGCTGAACGGATTGATGTATGTGCTGGACAGGCTTCCGGAAGGCATTGAGGAGTGCGCATTTATTCACCTTACTTCAGATGAAGGCTTTGACAAAGGGAGCTTTGAGCCTATTGTCCCTAAAAAAAGAAGGAGAAACTGCTACAGAATAGATGAGCATCAGATGAATATTGAAGTGCTGCTTGGACGCTCCGAAATCTATGATATCCTTACCCACCTTACCTTTTTATTTATAGAGGCTGATAAGATCAGGAATCTGGCATTCATCCAGGAAGAAAACTGGAAGCCGACCCGTGCTTTTAAAATTATTGAAGAGGTGGTAAAAGGCGAAAAGAAATTCAGCAGGAAGGAAAAAGAAGTCGCGTTGATCCATCTTTCCTCATTAATAGGAAGAACATTTGATGAAACCCTGAGAGCATACAATACATTCGGGGATGATGATAATCCGGACCGTTTATTCAAAATCATCTATAACCTTGGAAAAGTAAGCCTTGAGGATGCCAAGCAGACACGTGAGCGGGAAATCCATTTCAGTTCTATCCTGAGAGAAAGGGTGGGGCACCACTACTTCGGAGAGAAGTGGGCGAATAAGGTAAAGGAAATGCTGTTTGAAAATGATCTTCATATGCGCCCTCTTCATATAATTTCCGCTAATATGCATTCTGTGAAGAATGTGCTCTATGCCAACAATGCCCTGAAGAAAAAGCATCATGGTGATATAGACTATAAGCTATATGAAGATATATCCAATAAAAAGGAGCTTCGCGATAAAGTATCAAAGTATGCACTAGACGAAGGAATGATTTATATCGATGATAAAAGCGGAAGCAATATCGATGTACAGATCATAGACCTAAGCAAAACCGATTTGAAGAATACGCCGTTCAATAATAGTAAATTTGGCGGTGACGATGTAGTGCTGGTCTTTGATTATGCTTTCGGAGAGCAGGCTTTTGAAGTAATGGATGAATTGCTGAGACCGTTTGACCATAAAGGTGAAATCTATATGATGAAGGTGAAATCTGTCTCCATTATGGGAAAAGCAGGAATTCTTGCAGGCGGAAAAGGAGATATTATGATTCCTACTTCGCATATCTTTGAAGGAACGGCAGATAATTACCCTTTTGAAAATGCATTATCCCTTGATGATTTTGAGGATGACGAGCTGCAGGCTTTTGAGGGATCCATGATTACCGTTTTGGGAACGTCTTTACAGAACCGTGACATTCTTTCCTACTTTATGAATACCTCGTGGAAAGCCATCGGGCTGGAAATGGAGGGAGCGCACTACCAGAAGGCCATTCAGGTTGCGTCAAAAATCAGGCATCACATATCTCCGGATCTGTTTGTCTGCTATGCGTATTATGCTTCGGATAACCCGCTGGAAACCGGAAGTACACTATCTTCAGGCGGTTTAGGGCTTACCGGGGTGAAACCTACGTACCTGATTACCGTAAGGATCCTTGATAAGATCCTCAATGGAAACAGGAAAGCCATCAATAATGCTTAA